Proteins co-encoded in one Apteryx mantelli isolate bAptMan1 chromosome 4, bAptMan1.hap1, whole genome shotgun sequence genomic window:
- the LOC136991841 gene encoding olfactory receptor 5J3-like, protein MADENCTRVTHFTLAGLTEHPRLKPVLFALFLGTYILTLVGNLGIIVLVRVSPQLHTPMYFFLSNLSFLDICYSCTISPKMLLDLSEKHRAISFAGCLMQFYFYVVFGTSEVYLLAAMAYDRYVAICSPLLYGVVMSPGLCTCLVTGSYLAGMLNAIIHTSTLLQLSFCGPHVINDFYCDGPALFVLSSTDTWLNEVVMFVFVGFNLTTTNLLIVASYTRIAVTIVRMRSAEGRRKACSTCASHLATVMMLYVSFVLMYLRPSSSSAVDEDKWASVFSVVVIPFSNPLIYSLRNKEVKAALRRLLRRKMCP, encoded by the coding sequence ATGGCGGATGAGAACTGCACCAGGGTGACCCACTTCACCCTTGCAGGACTCACAGAGCACCCACGCCTGAAGCCTGTCCTCTTcgccctcttcctgggcacctacaTACTGACCCTAGTGGGAAACCTCGGCAtcatcgtgctggtcagggtcagcccccagctccacacccccatgtactttttcctcagtaacttgtccttcttagacatttgctattcctgcactatcagccccaaaatgctgttggacctttcagaaaaacacagagccatttcttttgctggctgcCTCATGCAATTTTACTTCTATGTTGTTTTTGGCACGTCTGAGGTCTACCTTCTGGCTGccatggcgtatgaccgctacgtggccatctgcagccccctgctctaCGGGGTCGTCATGTCTCCTGGACTCTGCACGTGCCTGGTCACCGGGTCTTACCTTGCGGGGATGCTGAATGCCATCATACACACGAGCACCttgctccagctctccttctgTGGTCCTCACGTCATCAATGACTTCTACTGTGATGGGCCTGCATTGTTTGTTCTCTCCTCCACTGACACGTGGCTCAACGAGGttgtgatgtttgtgtttgtgggcttcaaCCTGACCACCACCAACCTGCTCATCGTTGCCTCCTACACCCGCATTGCGGTGACCATCGTGAGGATGCGCTCTGCTGAAGGCAGGCGCAAAGCCTgctccacctgtgcctcccacctagCAACTGTCATGATGCTCTATGTGAGTTTTGTCCTCATGTACCTACGGCCCAGCTCTAGTTCAGCAGTTGATGAAGATAAGTGGGCTTCAGTTTTCTCTGTGGTAGTGATCCCTTTTTCAAATCCTCTGATTTACAGCCTGAGAAACAAGGAGGTGAAGGCTGCTCTGAGGAGACTTCTGAGGAGGAAAATGTGCCCATGA